In Bacteroidota bacterium, a single genomic region encodes these proteins:
- a CDS encoding deoxyhypusine synthase family protein: MNKGPISQFIEKHYLHFNSAALVDAAKGYEAHMTDGGKMMITLAGAMSTAELGKSLAEMIRQNKVDIISCTGANLEEDIMNLVAHSHYKRVPNYRDLSPQEEWDLLENHYNRVTDTCIPEEEAFRRLQKHIHKIWKDADDKGERYFPHEFMYKMLLSGVLEQYYEIDPNDSWMLAAAKKNIPIVVPGWEDSTMGNIFASYVIKKELNASTMKSGIEYMAWLAGWYRENCAGKGIGFFQIGGGIAGDFPICVVPMLYQDMEMHDVPFWAYFCQISDSTTSYGSYSGAVPNEKITWGKLDIHTPKFIVESDATIVAPLMFAWILGW, encoded by the coding sequence ATGAACAAAGGACCAATTTCGCAATTTATTGAAAAGCATTATTTGCATTTTAACTCGGCAGCATTAGTGGATGCAGCAAAAGGGTATGAAGCACACATGACCGATGGTGGAAAAATGATGATAACCCTTGCGGGAGCCATGAGCACCGCGGAGTTGGGAAAATCGCTTGCAGAAATGATTCGGCAAAATAAAGTGGATATTATTTCCTGTACAGGTGCCAATTTGGAAGAGGATATCATGAATTTGGTTGCCCACTCACACTATAAACGCGTTCCCAACTACCGCGATTTAAGTCCTCAAGAAGAATGGGATTTATTGGAGAACCATTACAATAGAGTTACCGATACCTGCATTCCCGAAGAAGAAGCATTTAGAAGGTTGCAGAAGCACATTCATAAAATATGGAAAGATGCAGATGATAAGGGAGAGCGCTACTTTCCACATGAATTTATGTATAAAATGTTGCTTAGCGGAGTGCTTGAACAATATTATGAAATTGACCCCAATGATTCCTGGATGCTGGCTGCAGCAAAAAAGAACATTCCAATTGTGGTTCCCGGTTGGGAAGACTCTACGATGGGAAATATTTTTGCTTCCTACGTTATTAAAAAGGAACTGAATGCAAGTACCATGAAATCGGGAATTGAATATATGGCTTGGCTTGCCGGCTGGTATCGCGAAAATTGTGCTGGAAAAGGAATTGGCTTTTTTCAAATAGGAGGAGGAATTGCCGGTGATTTCCCAATTTGTGTTGTGCCTATGTTGTATCAGGATATGGAAATGCACGATGTTCCATTTTGGGCCTATTTTTGTCAGATTTCAGACTCTACCACGAGTTATGGTTCTTATTCCGGTGCTGTACCGAATGAAAAAATTACTTGGGGAAAACTGGATATACATACACCAAAATTCATTGTAGAAAGCGATGCAACAATAGTTGCCCCACTTATGTTTGCATGGATACTAGGCTGGTAG
- a CDS encoding anti-sigma factor produces MNAQEYIETGLLELYVMGSLSKEEMLEVERNAQSSPEIMQEFIRVQNTLLNYAAAFELAPRPQLRANILDRVEKDARNSTSSNKENLVHLNSQKSTSNYYKFIAAACIPLILISGVGNYTFWNKLKRAESEISVLNSNKEELAQQFNTVKNSYEHTLGDVAVFRNTAFNTIVMKGIPAMDSTALAKVYWNKNTQEVFVDISNLPVPSGDKQYQLWALLDGKPVDAGVFEVGATVNGLQKMKLIAGAQAFAVTLEPRGGSVSPTLSAMYVIGNV; encoded by the coding sequence ATGAATGCACAGGAATATATAGAAACCGGCTTACTTGAACTCTATGTGATGGGGTCTCTTTCTAAGGAAGAGATGCTTGAAGTGGAAAGAAATGCCCAATCGAGTCCTGAAATCATGCAGGAATTTATTCGTGTGCAAAATACCTTGCTCAATTACGCGGCTGCTTTTGAATTGGCACCAAGACCACAATTACGCGCAAATATTTTAGATCGCGTTGAAAAAGATGCACGTAATTCAACTTCTTCAAACAAGGAAAATTTGGTTCACCTTAATTCGCAAAAAAGCACATCCAATTACTACAAATTCATTGCTGCTGCTTGCATACCATTAATTTTAATTAGCGGCGTAGGAAACTATACCTTTTGGAATAAATTAAAACGTGCAGAAAGTGAAATTTCGGTGTTGAATAGCAATAAGGAAGAGTTGGCTCAACAATTCAATACGGTTAAAAATTCGTATGAGCACACCTTAGGTGATGTTGCCGTATTTAGAAATACAGCGTTTAATACCATTGTTATGAAAGGCATACCTGCAATGGATTCTACGGCTTTAGCCAAAGTGTATTGGAATAAAAACACACAAGAAGTTTTTGTGGATATAAGTAATTTGCCAGTCCCTTCCGGGGATAAACAATATCAGTTGTGGGCACTCTTGGATGGAAAGCCCGTTGATGCCGGTGTATTTGAAGTGGGCGCCACAGTTAATGGCTTACAGAAAATGAAATTGATTGCCGGAGCACAAGCTTTTGCTGTTACACTAGAGCCTCGCGGGGGTAGTGTATCTCCTACTCTTTCGGCCATGTACGTTATAGGTAACGTATAG
- a CDS encoding amidohydrolase — MADFSIDIHTHILPEHIPNWKKKFGYGGFIHLEHHKPCCARMMQDDKFFREVEDNCWSAEKRIQECNHHHVNVQVLSTVPVMFSYWAKPQDCLDVSQFLNDHIAEIIQRYPKRFIGLGTIPLQAPDLAIKELERCKKIGLVGVQIGSHVNEWNLNDPNLLPVFQACEELGMAVFVHPWEMMGQEKMQRYWLPWLVGMPAETSLAICSMIFGGVFERLPNLRVAFAHGGGSFPSTIGRIEHGFACRPDLVAIDNNVNPRNYIGKFFIDSLVHEPKMLEFIVDLFGANRIALGSDYPFPLGENEPGKLIRDMNFDSTTKELLLSGSALEWLNLKRDLFLPA, encoded by the coding sequence ATGGCTGATTTCAGCATCGACATTCATACGCATATTTTACCCGAACACATTCCGAATTGGAAGAAGAAGTTTGGTTATGGTGGCTTTATTCATCTCGAACACCATAAACCTTGCTGTGCGCGCATGATGCAAGATGATAAATTTTTTAGGGAAGTGGAAGATAATTGTTGGAGTGCTGAAAAAAGAATACAAGAATGCAATCATCATCATGTAAATGTGCAGGTATTAAGTACTGTTCCGGTGATGTTTAGTTATTGGGCAAAACCACAAGATTGCTTGGATGTATCTCAATTTTTAAACGATCACATTGCGGAGATTATTCAACGTTATCCAAAACGATTTATTGGATTGGGTACTATTCCGTTGCAGGCTCCGGATTTGGCGATTAAAGAATTAGAGCGTTGTAAAAAAATTGGTTTAGTAGGGGTTCAAATCGGTTCCCATGTGAACGAATGGAACCTCAATGATCCAAATTTATTGCCCGTATTTCAAGCCTGTGAAGAATTAGGGATGGCTGTATTTGTGCATCCTTGGGAAATGATGGGACAAGAAAAAATGCAACGCTATTGGCTCCCTTGGCTGGTGGGTATGCCGGCTGAAACCTCGCTCGCGATTTGCTCGATGATATTTGGGGGCGTGTTTGAACGCTTGCCTAATTTACGCGTGGCATTTGCACATGGTGGCGGTTCGTTTCCTTCAACAATTGGAAGAATCGAACATGGTTTTGCATGCCGGCCTGACCTTGTAGCTATTGATAACAATGTGAATCCAAGAAACTACATCGGTAAGTTTTTTATTGACTCGTTGGTTCATGAGCCTAAAATGTTAGAATTTATTGTTGACTTATTTGGCGCCAACAGAATTGCTTTGGGCTCTGACTATCCCTTTCCCCTTGGAGAAAACGAGCCCGGCAAATTAATTCGCGATATGAATTTTGATTCAACCACTAAAGAACTACTCTTGAGTGGTTCAGCGCTGGAATGGTTGAATTTAAAACGAGATTTATTTCTACCAGCCTAG
- a CDS encoding sigma-70 family RNA polymerase sigma factor, translating to MTYTKRHIIAEETLVELLKQQNTKAFGILYDNYSAALYGIILRIVTTQEIAEDVLQEAFLKIWKNFSQYDSGKGKLFTWMVNLTRNLAIDKVRSKDFSNNTKNQAIDPIVSFVDFKSNTSQNPDLIGLKTLVEALDPEQKKLIDLLYFGGFTQVEVSEKLGIPLGTVKTRARMALLNLRKHFEYTTK from the coding sequence TTGACCTACACCAAACGACATATTATAGCCGAAGAAACCCTTGTTGAATTGTTGAAACAACAAAACACTAAGGCGTTTGGAATATTGTATGACAATTATTCTGCTGCATTGTATGGCATAATTTTACGCATTGTTACCACTCAAGAAATTGCAGAAGATGTTTTACAAGAAGCGTTTTTAAAAATCTGGAAAAACTTTTCTCAGTACGATTCCGGTAAAGGCAAACTATTTACCTGGATGGTAAATCTGACACGTAATTTGGCTATTGACAAAGTTCGGTCAAAAGATTTTTCCAACAACACAAAAAACCAAGCCATTGATCCTATCGTAAGTTTTGTTGATTTCAAATCCAATACCAGTCAAAACCCCGACTTAATTGGTTTGAAAACTTTAGTAGAAGCGCTTGATCCCGAGCAAAAAAAATTAATTGACCTGCTATACTTTGGTGGATTTACCCAAGTAGAAGTGTCGGAGAAACTCGGCATTCCTTTGGGTACGGTAAAAACGCGGGCAAGAATGGCACTTTTGAATTTGAGAAAACATTTTGAATACACCACAAAATGA
- a CDS encoding FKBP-type peptidyl-prolyl cis-trans isomerase produces MIIESKKVVSVNYHLTVKENNQEVLVEKTDSEHPFVFLYGAGGLLEAFESNLKGKKVGDSFDFNIEAENGYGLVDEDSIVTIPIEAFQAEDGSIDEDMVKVGNTLPMTDNEGNRMQGVVDEITETHIRMDFNHPLAGQDLRFKGTVLDIREASAEELSHGHVHGPHGHHH; encoded by the coding sequence ATGATAATAGAAAGTAAAAAAGTGGTATCGGTAAATTACCACTTAACTGTTAAGGAAAATAACCAGGAAGTGCTGGTAGAAAAAACTGATTCAGAACATCCTTTTGTGTTTTTGTATGGCGCTGGTGGACTGCTGGAAGCCTTTGAAAGTAATTTAAAGGGCAAAAAAGTAGGCGATAGTTTTGATTTTAACATTGAAGCTGAAAACGGCTATGGATTAGTGGATGAAGATAGCATTGTGACTATTCCCATTGAGGCTTTTCAAGCAGAAGATGGCTCCATTGACGAGGATATGGTTAAAGTTGGAAACACCTTACCAATGACCGACAATGAAGGAAACCGCATGCAAGGTGTTGTGGATGAAATTACTGAAACCCATATTCGTATGGATTTTAATCATCCGCTTGCGGGACAAGACTTACGTTTTAAAGGAACGGTATTAGATATTCGTGAAGCAAGCGCTGAAGAGCTTTCTCACGGACACGTGCATGGGCCACATGGGCACCATCATTAA
- a CDS encoding SDR family oxidoreductase, giving the protein MDLNLIGKRAIVCGSTQGIGKAVALELAQMGASITLIARNEASLKEVVLELKASNSQAHDYLCVDFSQPLDLKRAIESRFPLGKETAHILVNNTGGPQGGPIVTAKTDEFIQTFYNHLVCNHILVQAVVEGMKVANYGRIINIISTSVKQPLKGLGVSNTIRGAVANWAKTLSLELGAFGITVNNVLPGATNTARLVNLNKAKAEKTGKSLDDLKREMVAEIPAGRYAEPFEIANAVAFLASPAAAYINGINVPVDGGRTGSL; this is encoded by the coding sequence ATGGATTTAAATCTGATCGGAAAAAGAGCAATTGTTTGCGGGAGCACACAAGGAATTGGGAAAGCAGTAGCGTTAGAGCTTGCGCAAATGGGGGCATCAATCACACTCATTGCTAGAAATGAAGCGTCTTTAAAAGAAGTGGTTTTGGAATTGAAAGCAAGCAACAGCCAAGCACACGATTACCTTTGTGTGGATTTTTCACAACCCTTAGATTTAAAAAGAGCCATTGAGTCGCGCTTTCCGCTTGGCAAAGAAACAGCCCATATTTTAGTAAATAATACCGGAGGCCCTCAAGGCGGACCAATTGTTACAGCAAAAACCGATGAGTTTATTCAAACGTTTTACAACCATCTTGTTTGCAATCATATTTTAGTTCAGGCGGTGGTTGAGGGCATGAAAGTAGCGAACTATGGACGTATCATAAACATCATTTCAACCTCGGTAAAGCAACCGCTCAAAGGTTTAGGTGTTTCCAATACCATTCGCGGAGCAGTTGCCAACTGGGCCAAAACACTTTCTCTTGAACTTGGGGCTTTCGGAATAACAGTAAACAATGTGCTTCCGGGTGCTACCAATACAGCACGATTAGTAAATCTCAACAAAGCAAAAGCTGAAAAGACAGGAAAAAGTTTAGATGACCTAAAACGAGAAATGGTAGCAGAAATACCGGCAGGCCGATATGCTGAACCCTTTGAAATTGCCAATGCTGTTGCTTTTTTAGCTAGTCCGGCTGCTGCATATATTAACGGAATAAATGTTCCGGTGGATGGAGGAAGAACAGGAAGTTTGTAA
- a CDS encoding 1-deoxy-D-xylulose-5-phosphate synthase produces the protein MEIKAGPLLETIEYPADLKRLDESQLKQVCDELRQFIIDVVSVKGGHFGASLGVVELSVALHYVFNTPYDQLVWDVGHQAYGHKILTGRRKVFHTNRIYKGISGFPKRSESEYDTFGVGHSSTSISAALGMAVASHYKGEKDRQHIAVIGDGAMTAGLAFEGLNHAGVENSNLLVVLNDNCMSIDPNVGALKEYLTDITTSHTYNKAKDEVWKLLGKISKFGPNAQEIASKIENGIKATLLRQSNLFESLKFRYFGPVDGHDVERLAKVLADLKDIPGPKILHILTVKGKGYKFSEEGNQTTWHAPGLFNKDTGEIVKVVPTAPQPPKYQDVFGHTIVELAEKNNKIVGITPAMPSGCSLNIMMKAMPDRAFDVGIAEQHAVTFSAGLATQGLVPFCNIYSSFMQRAYDQVVHDVALQNLNVVFCLDRGGFAGADGATHHGAYDLAYFRCIPNMVVSSPMNEEELRNLMFTAQLENKGPFSIRYPRGNGVMPEWKTPLRELQIGKGRKLSNGNDIAILTIGHPGNFVAKACADLQADGITAAHYDMRFAKPIDEILLHEVFSKFNRVITVEDGCIIGGMGSAVVEFMAENGYAAQVKRLGIPDRYIHHGEQKELWAECGFDAAGIAATAKEMLAEKRASMVG, from the coding sequence ATGGAAATTAAAGCCGGACCCCTTCTCGAAACAATTGAGTATCCTGCAGATTTGAAAAGACTGGATGAAAGCCAGTTGAAACAAGTTTGTGATGAATTGCGTCAGTTTATTATTGATGTGGTTTCGGTTAAAGGTGGGCACTTTGGGGCGAGTTTGGGGGTGGTTGAACTTTCAGTTGCCTTGCATTATGTGTTTAATACTCCTTACGATCAATTGGTGTGGGATGTAGGACACCAGGCCTATGGACACAAAATCTTAACCGGCCGCAGAAAGGTATTTCACACCAATCGCATCTACAAAGGAATTAGTGGATTTCCCAAACGAAGCGAAAGCGAATACGATACTTTTGGTGTGGGTCACTCCTCTACTTCTATTTCAGCAGCATTGGGGATGGCAGTTGCATCTCATTACAAAGGCGAAAAAGATCGTCAGCACATTGCTGTTATTGGTGATGGTGCGATGACAGCCGGATTGGCTTTTGAAGGATTAAATCATGCCGGTGTCGAAAACTCCAACTTGTTGGTGGTGCTTAACGACAACTGCATGAGTATTGATCCAAATGTGGGCGCCCTAAAAGAATATTTAACCGACATTACTACCTCACATACTTATAACAAAGCTAAGGATGAGGTTTGGAAATTACTGGGTAAAATCAGCAAGTTTGGACCAAATGCCCAAGAAATTGCTTCCAAAATCGAAAACGGAATAAAAGCCACTTTGCTCCGACAAAGTAACCTGTTTGAATCCTTAAAATTTCGTTATTTCGGACCGGTTGATGGGCACGATGTGGAGCGTTTGGCAAAAGTACTGGCCGATTTAAAAGACATTCCGGGACCAAAAATATTACACATTTTAACCGTTAAAGGCAAGGGCTATAAATTTAGCGAAGAGGGCAATCAAACCACCTGGCATGCTCCGGGCTTGTTTAATAAGGATACCGGCGAAATTGTAAAAGTGGTTCCAACTGCACCTCAGCCCCCTAAATACCAAGATGTTTTTGGCCACACTATTGTGGAATTGGCCGAGAAAAATAATAAAATTGTGGGCATCACTCCTGCTATGCCAAGTGGCTGTTCACTAAACATTATGATGAAGGCAATGCCCGATCGTGCATTTGACGTGGGAATTGCAGAACAACATGCCGTTACTTTTTCGGCAGGATTAGCCACACAAGGCTTAGTACCTTTTTGCAATATTTACTCCAGCTTTATGCAAAGGGCCTACGATCAGGTGGTACACGATGTGGCCCTTCAAAATTTAAATGTTGTATTTTGTTTAGATAGAGGTGGGTTTGCCGGTGCCGATGGGGCTACACATCATGGGGCTTATGATTTGGCTTATTTCCGTTGCATACCCAATATGGTTGTTTCATCTCCTATGAACGAAGAAGAATTACGCAACCTGATGTTTACCGCACAGCTTGAAAATAAAGGTCCGTTTAGTATTCGTTACCCCCGTGGAAATGGTGTGATGCCGGAATGGAAAACACCCTTAAGAGAGCTGCAAATAGGCAAAGGGCGCAAACTCAGCAATGGAAACGATATTGCAATTTTAACCATTGGTCATCCCGGAAATTTTGTAGCTAAAGCTTGCGCAGACTTGCAAGCCGATGGAATAACGGCTGCACATTACGACATGCGCTTTGCTAAACCCATAGATGAAATATTGTTGCACGAAGTGTTCTCCAAATTTAACCGCGTTATTACTGTTGAAGACGGTTGCATAATTGGAGGTATGGGCAGTGCCGTTGTTGAATTTATGGCCGAAAATGGATATGCTGCACAAGTAAAACGACTCGGAATACCCGATAGATACATCCACCACGGCGAACAAAAAGAACTGTGGGCCGAATGTGGATTTGATGCTGCCGGAATTGCTGCTACTGCTAAAGAGATGCTTGCTGAAAAAAGAGCGAGTATGGTGGGGTGA
- a CDS encoding 3-hydroxyanthranilate 3,4-dioxygenase, which produces MAVSQPFNLQKWVDDNRHLLKPPVGNKMVYTGNKDFIVMVVGGPNSRKDYHFEDGEELFYQLEGDITIKTIQDGKNVDVHIKEGEMFLLPPHIPHSPQRGANTVGLVIERNRDEKEIDSCLWFCENCAEKLHEAEFHLKDIVVQLPKVFDAFYNDVNLRTCKKCGTVMEPPAKLA; this is translated from the coding sequence ATGGCAGTTTCACAACCTTTCAATTTGCAAAAATGGGTAGATGACAATCGACACCTATTAAAACCCCCTGTTGGCAACAAAATGGTGTATACCGGGAATAAAGATTTTATTGTGATGGTGGTTGGCGGCCCTAATTCCCGCAAGGATTACCACTTTGAAGATGGAGAAGAATTATTTTACCAACTCGAAGGCGACATCACTATAAAAACAATTCAAGACGGTAAAAATGTGGATGTTCATATTAAGGAAGGTGAAATGTTTCTTCTGCCCCCTCACATTCCCCATTCCCCGCAACGTGGCGCAAATACTGTTGGATTAGTAATTGAGCGAAACAGAGATGAAAAGGAAATTGATTCCTGCCTTTGGTTTTGCGAAAACTGTGCAGAAAAATTGCATGAGGCAGAATTTCATTTGAAAGATATTGTGGTGCAGCTTCCAAAAGTTTTTGATGCCTTTTACAACGATGTGAATTTAAGAACCTGCAAGAAATGCGGAACAGTGATGGAGCCTCCTGCAAAATTAGCTTAA